The following coding sequences lie in one Heyndrickxia oleronia genomic window:
- a CDS encoding DUF2179 domain-containing protein: protein MLQNSIIMVFIILIINIVYVSFFTIRMILTLKGYRYIAAFVSMIEIIIYVVGLGLVLDNLNHIQNIIAYAVGYGIGVIVGMKLEEKLALGYITVNVITKEYDKDLPKQLRDSGYGVTSWAANGLEGDRMALQILTPRKYELKLYQKIKELDPKAFIIAYEPKTIYGGFWVKSVKKGKLKHE from the coding sequence TTGCTTCAAAACAGTATTATAATGGTATTTATTATTTTGATTATTAACATTGTTTATGTTTCTTTTTTTACAATCCGGATGATTTTAACCTTAAAGGGTTATCGATACATAGCAGCATTTGTAAGTATGATTGAAATCATAATATATGTAGTCGGATTGGGACTAGTCCTCGATAATTTAAATCATATCCAAAACATTATTGCTTATGCCGTAGGGTATGGTATTGGTGTGATTGTTGGAATGAAATTAGAGGAAAAGCTAGCATTAGGATATATTACAGTTAATGTTATTACGAAAGAATATGACAAGGATTTACCTAAACAATTAAGAGATAGTGGGTATGGTGTAACAAGTTGGGCAGCGAATGGCTTGGAAGGTGATCGAATGGCACTACAAATTCTAACACCACGAAAATATGAATTAAAATTATATCAAAAAATTAAGGAATTAGATCCTAAGGCTTTTATTATTGCATATGAACCTAAAACTATTTATGGTGGGTTTTGGGTGAAAAGTGTAAAGAAAGGAAAATTGAAGCATGAGTAA
- the purF gene encoding amidophosphoribosyltransferase: MLAEIKGLNEECGVFGIWGHPDAAKITYYGLHSLQHRGQEGAGIVVTDGESLHGIKGEGLVTEVFTEGKIEKLEGQSAIGHVRYATAGGGGVENVQPLLFHSQNGSLALAHNGNIVNANALKHQLEAQGSIFQTSSDTEVLAHLIKRSGFLSLKDQLKNALTMLKGAYAFLLMTESELMVALDPNGLRPLSIGRIGDAYCVASETCAFDIIGAEFIRDVLPGELIVIDDHGLRSEPFTYSTSSAICTMEYVYFSRPDSNIHGINVHSARKRMGKQLAIEAQIEADVVTGVPDSSISAAIGYAESAGIPYELGLIKNRYVGRTFIQPSQSLREQGVRMKLAPVRGVVEGKRVVMVDDSIVRGTTSRRIVTMLREAGAKEVHVCISSPPMKNPCFYGIDTSTHEELIASKHSVEEIRDIIGADSLTFLSVDGMLQAIGRPQDGNQCGQCLACFTGNYPTEIYPDTVLPHEKELVR, from the coding sequence ATGCTTGCTGAAATAAAGGGTTTGAATGAAGAGTGCGGTGTTTTCGGAATTTGGGGTCATCCAGATGCAGCAAAAATTACTTATTATGGTTTGCACAGCCTGCAACATCGTGGTCAGGAAGGGGCAGGTATTGTTGTAACCGATGGAGAAAGTTTACACGGAATAAAAGGAGAAGGACTTGTCACAGAAGTCTTTACTGAAGGAAAGATTGAAAAATTAGAAGGACAATCTGCGATTGGTCATGTTCGTTATGCAACAGCTGGTGGGGGTGGAGTTGAAAATGTTCAACCTCTCCTCTTCCACTCTCAAAATGGCAGCTTAGCCCTTGCCCATAATGGGAATATAGTCAATGCTAATGCCTTAAAGCATCAGCTTGAGGCACAAGGGAGTATTTTTCAAACAAGCTCTGATACAGAAGTATTAGCCCACTTAATTAAAAGAAGTGGCTTCCTTTCCTTAAAGGATCAATTAAAAAATGCTTTAACAATGTTGAAAGGTGCCTATGCATTTTTATTAATGACGGAATCAGAGTTAATGGTTGCACTTGATCCAAATGGTTTACGTCCCTTATCAATCGGTCGAATTGGAGATGCTTATTGTGTAGCTTCCGAAACATGTGCATTTGACATTATTGGAGCGGAATTTATTCGTGACGTACTACCTGGGGAGCTCATTGTTATTGACGATCATGGTCTTCGCTCTGAACCATTTACGTATTCTACCTCAAGTGCTATTTGTACAATGGAATATGTATATTTCTCACGACCGGATAGCAATATCCACGGAATCAATGTTCACTCAGCTAGGAAAAGAATGGGGAAACAATTGGCAATAGAAGCTCAAATAGAAGCGGATGTTGTCACTGGCGTTCCGGATTCAAGCATTTCTGCCGCGATCGGATATGCGGAATCTGCGGGGATTCCTTATGAATTGGGATTAATTAAAAATCGATATGTTGGAAGAACATTTATTCAGCCTTCACAATCACTAAGAGAGCAAGGGGTCCGAATGAAGTTAGCACCAGTTCGTGGAGTGGTTGAAGGGAAGCGAGTTGTTATGGTAGATGACTCAATTGTTCGTGGAACAACAAGTAGAAGAATTGTCACGATGCTAAGAGAAGCTGGAGCTAAAGAGGTTCATGTGTGCATTAGCTCTCCGCCAATGAAGAATCCTTGTTTTTATGGGATTGATACTTCTACACATGAAGAGTTAATTGCATCGAAGCATAGTGTTGAAGAAATTCGCGACATCATTGGTGCAGATTCCCTTACCTTCTTAAGTGTTGATGGAATGCTGCAAGCGATTGGAAGACCTCAAGACGGAAATCAGTGTGGTCAATGCTTAGCATGCTTTACTGGAAATTATCCAACGGAAATATATCCAGACACTGTACTACCTCATGAAAAAGAACTTGTGCGCTAG
- the purL gene encoding phosphoribosylformylglycinamidine synthase subunit PurL, with protein sequence MSLMLEPHPSQIKEEKIYREMGLTDEEFVMIENILGRLPNYTETGLFSVMWSEHCSYKNSKPILKKFPTKGERVLQGPGEGAGIVDIGDNQAVVFKIESHNHPSAIEPYQGAATGVGGIIRDVFSMGARPIALLNSLRFGELENSRTNYLFKEVVAGIAGYGNCIGIPTVGGEVQFDPSYEGNPLVNAMCVGLIDHQDIQKGQATGVGNTVMYVGAKTGRDGIHGATFASEELSEKSEEKRPAVQVGDPFMEKLLLEACLELVKSDALVGIQDMGAAGLTSSSAEMASKAGSGIEMNLDHIPQRETGMTAYEMMLSESQERMLIVVKQGREQEIVDLFSKYGLEAVSVGRVTDDKKLRLIHHGKIVADVPTDALAEDAPVYYKPSEEPAYYREFQEMNEEIPSVEDYKNTLVNLLKQPTISSKEWVYKQYDHQVRTNTVVTPGSDAAVVRIRGTRKALAMTTDCNSRYLYLDPETGGKIAVAEAARNIVCSGGQPLAITDCLNFGNPEKPEIFWQLEKAADGMSEACRALNSPVIGGNVSLYNETKGEAIYPTPVIGMVGLIEDLNHITTQQFKHNGDLIYLIGETKPEFGGSELQKMQNNDIFGKSPTIDLAIESNRQAQLLSVIKEGIVSSAHDIAEGGLAVALAECLFGTNGLGAEVILDGNPVVALFSETQSRFIVSVKEEDKEQFEANVDHSYLIGRVTGDEKLLIKDTSHKVIIEADVHECEQAWKGAIPCLLK encoded by the coding sequence ATGTCGTTAATGCTTGAACCACATCCATCCCAAATAAAAGAAGAAAAAATATATCGTGAAATGGGCTTAACTGATGAAGAATTCGTCATGATCGAGAACATTTTAGGTAGATTGCCAAACTATACAGAAACAGGACTGTTTTCTGTTATGTGGTCAGAACACTGTAGCTATAAAAATTCCAAACCGATACTAAAAAAATTTCCAACCAAAGGTGAAAGAGTCCTTCAAGGTCCTGGAGAAGGGGCAGGTATTGTTGATATTGGCGATAATCAGGCCGTTGTCTTTAAAATAGAGAGTCATAATCACCCATCAGCTATTGAGCCCTATCAAGGAGCTGCAACGGGAGTAGGCGGGATTATCCGTGATGTGTTTTCCATGGGAGCAAGACCGATTGCCTTATTAAATTCATTACGTTTTGGGGAATTGGAAAATTCCAGAACAAACTATTTATTTAAAGAAGTGGTAGCTGGTATTGCCGGCTATGGTAATTGCATTGGGATTCCTACAGTTGGTGGAGAGGTTCAATTTGATCCTTCTTATGAAGGGAATCCACTAGTAAATGCCATGTGTGTTGGCCTAATTGATCATCAAGATATCCAAAAAGGTCAAGCAACTGGTGTAGGAAATACCGTGATGTATGTCGGAGCGAAAACAGGTAGAGATGGAATCCATGGGGCGACTTTTGCTTCTGAAGAATTAAGTGAGAAATCAGAAGAAAAGCGTCCAGCTGTCCAAGTAGGAGATCCATTCATGGAAAAACTATTATTAGAAGCTTGTCTTGAATTGGTGAAGTCTGATGCCTTAGTTGGTATACAGGATATGGGTGCAGCTGGTCTCACAAGTTCATCTGCAGAAATGGCAAGTAAAGCTGGATCGGGTATTGAAATGAACTTAGACCATATACCACAACGTGAAACAGGTATGACAGCTTATGAAATGATGCTTTCAGAATCACAGGAAAGAATGTTGATTGTTGTTAAGCAAGGAAGAGAGCAAGAGATCGTTGATTTATTTTCTAAATATGGATTAGAAGCAGTTTCTGTTGGACGTGTAACAGATGATAAGAAGCTTCGACTCATCCATCATGGAAAGATTGTTGCAGATGTACCGACGGATGCACTTGCTGAAGATGCGCCAGTATATTACAAGCCTTCAGAAGAGCCAGCTTATTATCGTGAATTCCAAGAAATGAATGAAGAGATTCCGAGTGTTGAAGATTATAAGAATACACTGGTCAATCTATTAAAACAGCCTACAATCTCTAGCAAGGAATGGGTATATAAACAGTACGATCATCAAGTACGTACGAATACGGTTGTTACTCCAGGATCTGATGCTGCGGTAGTTAGAATCCGTGGAACCAGAAAAGCATTAGCGATGACAACGGATTGTAATTCCCGCTATTTATATTTAGATCCAGAGACAGGTGGGAAAATTGCTGTAGCAGAGGCAGCAAGAAATATTGTTTGTTCTGGAGGACAGCCATTAGCGATTACTGATTGTCTGAATTTTGGTAATCCGGAGAAACCAGAAATCTTTTGGCAGCTTGAAAAGGCAGCAGATGGTATGAGTGAAGCATGTCGTGCACTTAATAGTCCCGTTATTGGCGGAAATGTCTCTCTTTATAATGAAACAAAAGGAGAAGCAATTTATCCAACACCTGTAATTGGAATGGTTGGCTTAATTGAAGACCTTAACCACATTACAACACAGCAATTTAAACATAATGGTGATCTCATTTACCTTATTGGTGAGACAAAGCCTGAATTCGGGGGCAGTGAGCTTCAGAAAATGCAGAATAACGATATTTTTGGCAAATCACCGACGATTGATTTAGCAATTGAGTCTAATAGACAGGCTCAGCTGTTGTCCGTGATTAAAGAAGGTATAGTTTCTTCAGCTCATGATATTGCTGAAGGTGGACTAGCAGTTGCCTTAGCGGAGTGTTTATTTGGAACAAATGGTTTAGGGGCAGAGGTTATCCTTGATGGAAACCCTGTAGTTGCTCTATTTAGTGAGACGCAGTCTAGATTTATTGTATCTGTCAAAGAAGAGGATAAGGAACAATTTGAAGCTAACGTTGATCATTCCTATTTAATTGGTCGAGTAACCGGCGATGAAAAGCTTTTGATTAAAGATACAAGTCATAAGGTCATTATCGAAGCGGATGTTCACGAGTGTGAGCAAGCTTGGAAAGGGGCTATCCCATGCTTGCTGAAATAA
- a CDS encoding NETI motif-containing protein: protein MSKKKQFEVLQNETISDCLTRMEKEGYRPVRRIEKPIFKEVVTDKDTEYEPISRIIVFEGQKTE, encoded by the coding sequence ATGAGTAAAAAAAAGCAATTTGAAGTACTACAGAATGAAACGATATCTGATTGCTTGACCCGTATGGAAAAAGAGGGGTATCGTCCAGTAAGAAGAATTGAAAAGCCAATTTTTAAAGAAGTTGTTACTGATAAAGATACTGAATATGAACCAATTAGTCGAATTATTGTGTTTGAAGGCCAAAAGACCGAATAA
- the purK gene encoding 5-(carboxyamino)imidazole ribonucleotide synthase, translating into MNNTFIQPGKTIGIIGGGQLGRMMALAAKEAGFRIIVLDPTDDCPCGQVADEQLTAGYDDFQALQRLAEKCDVITFEFENIDYESLVSLTKIANVPQGAEIIRITQDRITEKRTLIDAGVKVAPYEVIHSKAELLNGIEQIGYPCVLKTSRGGYDGKGQHVLRSNQDVLEAEKLLVHGPCVLESWLAFEKEISVIITRNGNGDMECFPVGENIHVDNILHQTIVPARIKEDIAETAYRLARQIADHIHLVGTLAVEMFVTRDGDIFINELAPRPHNSGHYSIEACDFSQFAQHIRSICNWPLSQPKLLKPVVMVNVLGQHVAKLIKQIPLHSDWSIHLYGKAQAKHQRKMGHVTVLTDNIDITLLDLNNSGIWNLESEEK; encoded by the coding sequence TTGAATAATACATTTATTCAACCAGGGAAGACCATTGGAATTATTGGTGGAGGCCAATTAGGTAGGATGATGGCATTAGCTGCTAAAGAAGCAGGGTTTAGAATTATTGTATTAGACCCTACTGATGATTGTCCATGTGGTCAAGTTGCCGATGAACAATTAACAGCCGGCTATGATGATTTTCAGGCTTTACAACGATTGGCAGAAAAATGTGATGTCATCACATTTGAATTTGAAAACATTGACTATGAATCGTTAGTTTCGCTGACGAAAATAGCAAATGTCCCGCAAGGCGCAGAAATTATCCGTATCACACAGGATCGAATCACTGAAAAACGTACACTTATCGATGCAGGTGTTAAAGTGGCACCGTATGAGGTAATCCACTCAAAAGCGGAATTACTCAATGGGATTGAACAAATCGGATATCCATGTGTTTTAAAAACAAGCCGTGGAGGATATGATGGAAAGGGTCAGCATGTATTGAGAAGTAATCAAGATGTCTTAGAGGCTGAAAAACTTCTCGTACATGGTCCTTGTGTTCTTGAGTCATGGCTTGCATTTGAAAAGGAAATATCAGTGATTATTACTAGAAACGGAAATGGTGACATGGAATGCTTTCCAGTAGGAGAGAATATTCATGTAGACAATATTTTGCATCAAACCATTGTCCCAGCACGTATAAAAGAAGATATCGCTGAAACTGCATATAGACTAGCAAGACAAATTGCAGATCATATTCATCTTGTTGGAACATTAGCAGTTGAGATGTTTGTGACTAGGGATGGAGACATATTTATTAATGAACTAGCTCCTAGACCACATAATTCGGGACATTACTCGATTGAAGCATGTGATTTTTCTCAATTTGCACAGCATATTCGATCCATTTGCAACTGGCCATTAAGTCAGCCTAAACTATTAAAACCAGTCGTAATGGTGAATGTATTAGGTCAACATGTGGCAAAATTAATCAAACAAATTCCATTACATTCAGATTGGTCTATACATTTATATGGAAAGGCTCAAGCAAAGCATCAAAGGAAAATGGGACATGTTACAGTTTTGACAGATAATATTGATATCACATTATTAGATTTAAATAATAGTGGGATTTGGAATTTAGAATCGGAGGAAAAATGA
- the purQ gene encoding phosphoribosylformylglycinamidine synthase subunit PurQ translates to MRFAVIVFPGSNCDVDMFHAIKDELGEEVEYVWHDSEHLDEFDGILLPGGFSYGDYLRSGAIARFSNVMKQVIKAAEAGKPILGVCNGFQILLESGLLPGAMRRNDSLQFICQTVQLKVENRNTIFTSQYEKDEMINIPIAHGEGNYYCDEETLTRLKENKQIVFTYNHNPNGSIANIAGIINEKGNVLGMMPHPERAVDELLGSADGLKLFQSIVKNWREAHVVNA, encoded by the coding sequence GTGAGATTTGCCGTAATCGTATTTCCTGGTTCTAACTGTGACGTAGACATGTTTCATGCAATTAAGGATGAACTTGGAGAAGAAGTTGAGTATGTATGGCATGATTCGGAACATCTTGACGAATTTGATGGAATTCTTTTACCGGGCGGTTTTTCTTATGGTGACTATTTAAGATCGGGAGCCATTGCTCGATTCTCCAATGTTATGAAGCAAGTAATTAAAGCTGCTGAAGCAGGTAAACCAATTTTAGGTGTCTGCAATGGATTTCAAATTTTATTAGAATCTGGTCTACTTCCAGGTGCAATGAGAAGAAATGATAGCTTACAGTTTATTTGTCAAACAGTTCAATTAAAAGTTGAAAATAGAAACACAATTTTTACTTCACAATATGAAAAAGATGAAATGATAAATATTCCGATTGCCCATGGTGAAGGGAATTATTATTGTGATGAAGAAACATTAACACGTTTAAAAGAGAATAAACAAATTGTCTTTACTTATAATCATAACCCCAATGGCAGTATTGCCAACATCGCAGGCATAATCAATGAAAAGGGCAATGTCCTTGGCATGATGCCACATCCGGAACGAGCAGTTGATGAATTACTAGGAAGTGCAGATGGACTTAAATTATTTCAATCAATAGTTAAGAACTGGAGGGAAGCTCATGTCGTTAATGCTTGA
- the purS gene encoding phosphoribosylformylglycinamidine synthase subunit PurS yields MYKVKVYVTLRESVLDPQGTAVKNSLHSMNYREVTDVRIGKYMELIIEKSDRDIEEVIHELCTRLLANTVIEDYRYEIEESVAQ; encoded by the coding sequence ATGTATAAAGTAAAGGTTTATGTAACTTTAAGAGAAAGTGTTTTGGATCCACAAGGAACAGCCGTTAAAAATTCACTTCACAGTATGAATTATCGTGAGGTGACAGATGTAAGAATTGGTAAATATATGGAGCTGATAATTGAAAAAAGCGATCGTGATATAGAAGAGGTTATTCATGAGCTATGTACACGTCTCCTTGCTAATACTGTTATTGAAGATTACCGATATGAAATTGAGGAGAGTGTTGCACAGTGA
- the purC gene encoding phosphoribosylaminoimidazolesuccinocarboxamide synthase, translated as MEKQELMYEGKAKRVYKTDSAGVLWIEYKDSATAFNGEKKSEIAGKGQLNNEITSIIFARLKEFGIESHFIEKISGYEQLVQQVSIIPLEVVTRNIVAGSLANRLGLEEGTRLKQPIVEFYYKNDELGDPLITEDHIEVLEIASLQELALLKQQALKINDILSKIFLELGVRLVDFKLEFGKDTRGAILLADEISPDTCRLWDKKTNQKLDKDVFRRDLGDITIVYQEILNRLKGETTHV; from the coding sequence ATGGAGAAACAAGAGTTGATGTATGAAGGGAAGGCAAAGAGGGTTTACAAAACAGATAGTGCTGGCGTTTTGTGGATTGAATATAAGGATTCTGCAACCGCATTTAACGGGGAGAAGAAATCAGAGATTGCTGGTAAAGGACAGCTTAATAATGAAATTACAAGTATAATTTTCGCGCGATTAAAGGAATTTGGAATTGAAAGTCATTTTATTGAAAAAATCTCTGGATATGAACAGCTGGTTCAACAGGTTTCAATTATCCCCCTAGAGGTTGTAACGAGAAATATCGTGGCGGGAAGCTTAGCGAATAGACTTGGATTGGAAGAAGGAACACGATTAAAGCAACCGATTGTTGAATTCTATTACAAAAATGATGAATTAGGCGACCCTTTAATTACAGAGGACCATATTGAAGTATTAGAGATTGCTAGTTTACAAGAACTTGCTCTTTTAAAACAACAAGCACTGAAAATAAACGATATTTTATCAAAAATCTTTTTAGAGTTAGGCGTTCGCTTAGTTGATTTTAAACTAGAATTTGGTAAGGATACTAGAGGAGCAATATTACTAGCTGATGAAATTTCACCAGATACTTGCCGATTATGGGATAAGAAAACCAATCAAAAGCTAGATAAAGATGTTTTTCGACGAGATTTAGGAGACATAACAATTGTCTACCAGGAAATATTAAATCGCTTGAAGGGGGAAACAACACATGTATAA
- the purB gene encoding adenylosuccinate lyase, with protein sequence MIDRYTRPEMGAIWTEENRFKAWLEVEILACEAWAELGEIPKEDVQKIREHATFDVNRIKEIEEETRHDVVAFTRAVSESLGEERKWVHYGLTSTDVVDTALSYLLKQANEIILKDIENFIGIIADKAKEHKYTVMMGRTHGVHAEPTTFGLKLGLWYEEMKRNLERFKQAAAGVEFGKISGAVGTYANIDPFVEKYVCEKLGLQAAPISTQTLQRDRHAHYMATLALVATSIEKFAVEIRGLQKSETREVEEFFAKGQKGSSAMPHKRNPIGSENMTGMARVIRGYMTTAYENVALWHERDISHSSAERIILPDATIALNYMLNRFANIVKNLTVFPDNMKRNMDKTLGLIYSQRVLLALIDKGMVREEAYDTVQPRAMEAWEKQIPFRDLIEADPVIQSKLSKEEIADCFDYNYHLKNVDIIFERLGLN encoded by the coding sequence ATGATTGATCGTTATACACGTCCAGAAATGGGCGCTATTTGGACAGAAGAAAATCGTTTTAAGGCATGGCTAGAGGTAGAGATCTTAGCGTGTGAGGCATGGGCTGAACTTGGAGAAATACCGAAAGAGGATGTACAAAAGATCCGTGAACATGCAACATTTGATGTAAATCGTATTAAAGAGATTGAGGAAGAAACTCGCCATGATGTGGTAGCTTTTACAAGAGCAGTTTCAGAATCATTAGGTGAAGAACGAAAATGGGTACATTACGGATTAACTTCAACGGATGTCGTAGATACAGCTTTATCCTATTTATTAAAGCAAGCAAACGAAATTATTTTAAAAGATATTGAGAATTTTATTGGAATCATTGCTGATAAAGCAAAGGAACATAAATATACGGTAATGATGGGAAGAACCCATGGTGTCCATGCAGAACCAACTACATTCGGTTTAAAACTCGGATTATGGTATGAAGAAATGAAACGTAATCTTGAGAGATTTAAGCAAGCAGCAGCTGGTGTAGAGTTTGGTAAGATTTCAGGAGCAGTAGGTACGTATGCAAATATCGATCCATTTGTTGAGAAATATGTATGCGAAAAGCTTGGATTACAGGCAGCACCTATTTCAACACAAACATTACAAAGAGATCGTCACGCACACTATATGGCAACATTAGCACTAGTTGCAACATCAATTGAAAAGTTTGCTGTTGAGATTCGCGGATTACAAAAAAGTGAAACTCGTGAAGTAGAAGAGTTTTTTGCTAAAGGTCAAAAAGGATCGTCTGCGATGCCACATAAGAGAAATCCAATAGGATCGGAGAATATGACAGGTATGGCTCGTGTTATTCGTGGCTATATGACAACAGCCTACGAAAATGTAGCATTATGGCATGAAAGAGATATTTCCCATTCATCTGCAGAACGAATTATTTTACCTGATGCGACGATTGCCTTGAATTATATGCTGAATCGCTTTGCGAACATCGTGAAAAACTTAACTGTATTCCCTGATAACATGAAGCGAAATATGGATAAGACCCTTGGACTTATTTATTCACAACGTGTGCTGCTAGCACTAATTGATAAGGGAATGGTCCGTGAAGAAGCATATGATACTGTTCAACCGAGAGCAATGGAGGCGTGGGAAAAACAAATTCCATTCCGTGATCTTATCGAAGCAGATCCTGTCATCCAGAGCAAACTAAGCAAAGAAGAAATTGCTGATTGCTTCGATTATAACTATCATCTAAAAAATGTAGACATCATCTTTGAGCGCTTAGGACTTAATTAA
- the purE gene encoding 5-(carboxyamino)imidazole ribonucleotide mutase, with translation MKTKVGVIMGSISDWETMKYTCEILEELEIKYEKRVVSAHRTPDLMFEYAETARDRGLEVIIAGAGGAAHLPGMIAAKTTLPVIGVPIQSKALNGLDSLLSIVQMPGGVPVATVAIGKAGAQNAGLLAAQILSINNQEIANQLENKRLETKKSVLESSDHLE, from the coding sequence ATGAAAACCAAAGTCGGAGTTATTATGGGAAGTATTTCAGATTGGGAAACAATGAAATATACTTGTGAAATATTAGAAGAATTAGAGATTAAGTATGAAAAAAGGGTAGTTTCTGCTCATAGAACTCCTGATTTAATGTTTGAGTATGCTGAAACTGCCAGAGACCGAGGTCTAGAAGTGATTATTGCTGGGGCAGGTGGTGCAGCTCATTTACCAGGAATGATTGCAGCAAAAACAACGCTTCCTGTAATTGGAGTACCCATTCAATCGAAGGCTTTAAATGGCTTAGATTCATTATTATCAATCGTACAAATGCCTGGTGGAGTCCCAGTAGCAACCGTAGCTATCGGGAAAGCAGGCGCTCAAAATGCAGGGCTTTTAGCTGCACAAATTCTATCTATAAATAATCAAGAAATCGCTAATCAATTAGAAAATAAACGCTTAGAAACAAAAAAAAGTGTGCTTGAAAGTAGTGATCATCTTGAATAA